Part of the Methylovirgula sp. 4M-Z18 genome is shown below.
CGACGCCTGTCCCCTCATCCGGCTTGCTTCGCAAGCCACCTTCTCCCTCAGGGAGAAGGGGTCGCGGTGCCCGGGATGAAATCCTCTTTCAGCCTCTCCTGCACGACGCTTTCGATGTCGCGCGCGTAAGGCACGCTCGTCTGCGCGCCCTGCTTGGTGCACGCGAGCCCGCCCGCGACGATCCCGTATTGCAGGGCGAGGCTGAAATGCGCGCCGCGCTCCAGCGCTGCGGCGAAGGCGCCGGCGAACGTATCGCCCGCCGCGGTGGTGTCGACCACCTTCACCTTGATCGCATCGGCGGCCCGGCACACGCCGCCGGTCCAGCCGACGGCACCATTCGCGCCCAGCGTCACCACGCACGGAACGCCATAGGTCTGATCGATCGTCCGCGCGACGCTTTCGGGATCGCTGCGCACATCCGCCGGCAAGCCGAGTGCTGCCGCAAGCGATACGGCTTCATGCTCGTTCATGATCAATACGTCGAGCAGGCGCAAATAGCTTTCCGAAATCGCGCCGGCCGGCGCGAGATTGAGGATGACGCGCGCGCCCTTACTCTTGGCGAGACGTGCCGCGGCTTCGCCTTCGGCGTCGGGCACTTCGCGCTGCAGGAGCAAAACCGTCTTGTCGTCGATCGCCACATCGGCGAGTTGCCGGGCTTGCGCGTAATCATTCGCCCCTGCAGCCACGACGATCGCATTTTCGCCCTGCGGATCGACCGTGATGAAGGCCGCACCGGTCGCTTGATCCACCGTCGCGACATGGTGCAAATCGACGCCGTCGGCTTTCAACAACGACAACGCATGTGTCGCAAAATCGTCCGCGCCGACCGCGCCGACCAGCACAACGTCGGCCCCCGCCCGCCGCGCGGCGAGTGCCTGGTTGGCGCCCTTGCCACCGGGGATTTTTTCGTAAATCGGGCCGGCCACGGTTTCGCCGGGCCCCGGAATCTTTGTGGCGCGCGTGACGAGGTCGATATTGATCGAACCAAAGACAACGATCATCGGCTCACCTCGTTCCGCGATAGGCGGCGATCAACGCGCGCGCCTTCCCCCCAATTTCAGCCGGCGTGATGCCTGGCTTGTAAATGGCCGAGCCGATGCCGAAACCGTCCACATGGTCGCGCCAGTCGGCAATATTATCGACCGACACGCCGCCAACAAGCAGCATCTGCGTGCCTTTGGGCAAAATGGCCTGCAGCGCCTTCACATAGGCTTTGCTCGCGCCTTCGCCGGGGAACAGCTTCAAGGCGTGCGCGCCGGCCGCCAGCGCTGCGGCGGCCTCGGTCGGCGTGAAGAATCCCGGCAGAGAGATCAGCCCCTGTTCGCGCGAACATTTGATCACGTCGGGATTGGTATTGGGCGACACAATGAGCTTGCCGCCGCTCGCCGCGACTTTTTCCACTTCGTCCATCGTATAGACTGTGCCCGCACCGACGAGCGCGCGGCCGTCCAGGGCTTTGGCCAGGAGACCGATGGAGGTGAAGGGATCGGGCGAGTTGAGCGGCACTTCCAAAAGATTGATGCCGGCCTCGACCAACGCCTCGCCGATCGCGACGGATTCCTCCGGCCGCAGGCCGCGCAGGATCGCGACGATCGGCAGTTGCGCGAAAGAGGCGCGATAGCGCGCCTCAAGATCGCCGGCGGCGGAAGACATCAGATCCATCCCCCGTCGACCACATATTGCTGATTGGTGCAGGCGCTCGCCTCGTCGGAGGCGAAGAACAGCGTGGCCCGCGCGATTTCGTCCGGCAGGAGATGGCGCTTCAAGCATTGGCGCGACATCAGTTCCTTGTCGCCTTCCGGCGTCAACCACAGGGTCTTCTGCCGCTCGGTCATGATCCAGCCGGGCGCGATCGCATTCACGCGGATATTGTACTGGCCATAGTCGCGGGCAAGCGACCGGGTGAGGCCGAGCACACCGGATTTCGCCGCGGTATAGGCGGCCATGCCGCCTTGGCCGACCATCCACGAGGTCGAGCCAAAATTGATGATCGAGCCGCTATTGGCCGCGACCATGTCCGGCAGCACTGCCTGCGCCGCAAAGAACTGGTGCCGCAGATTGACCGCGAAACGCTCGTCCCAATATTCCGGCGTCACGTCCTCGGTCTTGTGCCGCTGATCATGCGCCGCATTGTTGATGAGCACCGCGACCGGACCGAATGCCGCGCGAACATTGGCGATCGCCTTGCGCAGCGCATCGATACTGGTCAAATCCGCATGTTCGAAATGCACCTGATGGCCGGAAGCAGCGAGCGAGCTTTCAAGCTCCTTCGACTCATCTTGCTTGATATCGATGAAACCGACTTTCGCACCCTGCTCGGCGAAGCGCGTCGTGATCGCCGCTCCGATGCCGGTACCGCCGCCGGTGATCACGACGCATTTATCTTTCAAGTCGGGATAGGTCGCAATCGCGCGCGGGCTATTCGTCATGTTTCCTCCAGAAAACCATATGGAATTTTATATTGAGGCGGAGAGTTCTTCGGCGGCTGCCAGCCGGTGGCCGGCAAAGCGCTCCAGCAGGATCAAAACCGCGGCGCCGCGCGCCCACACTTCATCACCCCATTCGTGCCATACGATCGACGTCGTATCGCGGAAGAAGTTCAGTGCATTCTCGCGGAAGGCTTTGACGAAAGGACCCATCATCAACTCGCCGGCACGCATGCCCTCGCCGGTGACAATGATGCGCTCCGGCGTCAGCACGCAGGCGACATTGGCCGCCGCGCGGCCAAGAATATCACCAGCATTGGCGAAGATCCGGGCGTAGGCGAGATTGCCGCTATGGG
Proteins encoded:
- a CDS encoding ribokinase, producing MIVVFGSINIDLVTRATKIPGPGETVAGPIYEKIPGGKGANQALAARRAGADVVLVGAVGADDFATHALSLLKADGVDLHHVATVDQATGAAFITVDPQGENAIVVAAGANDYAQARQLADVAIDDKTVLLLQREVPDAEGEAAARLAKSKGARVILNLAPAGAISESYLRLLDVLIMNEHEAVSLAAALGLPADVRSDPESVARTIDQTYGVPCVVTLGANGAVGWTGGVCRAADAIKVKVVDTTAAGDTFAGAFAAALERGAHFSLALQYGIVAGGLACTKQGAQTSVPYARDIESVVQERLKEDFIPGTATPSP
- a CDS encoding 2-dehydro-3-deoxy-6-phosphogalactonate aldolase → MSSAAGDLEARYRASFAQLPIVAILRGLRPEESVAIGEALVEAGINLLEVPLNSPDPFTSIGLLAKALDGRALVGAGTVYTMDEVEKVAASGGKLIVSPNTNPDVIKCSREQGLISLPGFFTPTEAAAALAAGAHALKLFPGEGASKAYVKALQAILPKGTQMLLVGGVSVDNIADWRDHVDGFGIGSAIYKPGITPAEIGGKARALIAAYRGTR
- a CDS encoding SDR family NAD(P)-dependent oxidoreductase translates to MTNSPRAIATYPDLKDKCVVITGGGTGIGAAITTRFAEQGAKVGFIDIKQDESKELESSLAASGHQVHFEHADLTSIDALRKAIANVRAAFGPVAVLINNAAHDQRHKTEDVTPEYWDERFAVNLRHQFFAAQAVLPDMVAANSGSIINFGSTSWMVGQGGMAAYTAAKSGVLGLTRSLARDYGQYNIRVNAIAPGWIMTERQKTLWLTPEGDKELMSRQCLKRHLLPDEIARATLFFASDEASACTNQQYVVDGGWI